The sequence AGCTGCAGGTGGCCGACCGGACCGCGACCGGTGAGGCGATTTTCACCGCGCTGCAGGCGATCTCCACCGTCGGCGCGGTGATCGGCGGCGGCGACACGCCGCCGCCCGCACGCATCGTGCTGATGTCCGACGGCAAGGAAACCGTGCCGCCCAACCCGGACAACCCCAAGGGCGCGTTCACCGCCGCGCGCACCGCCAAGGACCAGGGTGTGCCGATCTCGACGGTGTCTTTCGGCACGCCCAACGGCACCGTCGACATGGACGGTCAGCGCACACCGGTGCCCGTCGACGACGAGATGCTCAAGAAGATCGCCCAGCTGTCCGGCGGCCAGAGCTACAGCGCATCGAACGTCGAGGAGCTCAAAGAGGTCTTCACCAACCTGCAGGAGCAGATCGGCTACGAGACCCAGAAGGGTGACGCCGGCACGGGCTGGCTGCGGCTCGGCGCCCTGGTGCTGGCCTTGGCCGCGGTGTGCGCGCTTCTGGTCAACCGTCGACTGCCCAACTAAGCGATTTCTTGAGGATGGTCGACACACGTTAAGTTGGCTCGCATGACAGGAGACAGCGCTGCGGCCGACACCGCCGACCGGACGGCCGGCGGTCGCCCGCCCTTCGTCTCCCGTTCGGTGCTGGTCACCGGGGGAAATCGCGGTATCGGCCTCGCCATCGCCCAGCGGCTCGCCGCGGACGGCCACAAGGTGGCGGTCACCCACCGCGGATCGGGCGCTCCCGACGGGCTGTACGGCGTCGTGTGCGACGTCACCGACAATGACGCCGTCGATCGCGCGTTCACCGAGGTCGAGCAGCACCAAGGGCCGGTCGAAGTGCTGGTGTCCAATGCCGGAATCTCCCAGGATGCGTTCCTCATGCGGATGACCGAGGAGAGGTTCGAGAACGTCATCAATGCAAACCTCACCGGGGCGTTCCGGGTAACGCAGCGGGCCTCGCGCAGCATGCAGCGCAAGCGGTTCGGCCGGATCATCTACATCGGCTCGGTGTCCGGCATGTGGGGCATCGGCAACCAGGCCAACTACGCGGCGGCCAAGGCCGGTCTGATCGGCATGGCCCGCTCGATCTCCAGAGAGCTGTCCAAGGCCGGCGTCACCGCCAATGTGGTGGCACCGGGCTACATCGACACCGAGATGACCCGCGCGCTGGACGAGCGGATCCAGGAGGGGGCGCTCGGGTTCATCCCGGCGAAGCGGGTCGGCACCGCCGAGGAGGTCGCGGGGGTCGTCAGCTTCCTGGCGTCCGAGGATGCCAGCTACATCGCCGGCGCGGTCATCCCCGTCGACGGCGGCATGGGCATGGGCCACTGAATCTTCGATAGAGAGAAGGACTTTTCACATGGCAGGACTGCTCGAAGGCAAGCGAATACTCGTCACCGGCATCATCACGGACTCGTCGATCGCATTTCACATCGCCAAGGTCGCGCAGGAGGCCGGTGCAGAGCTGGTTCTCACCGGCTTCGACCGGATGAAGCTCATTGCGCGCATCGCCGACCGGCTGCCGGAGAAGGCGCCGCTGCTGGAACTCGACGTACAGAATCAGGAGCACCTCGACTCCCTCGCAGGCCGCATCACCGAGGTGATCGGCGAGGGCAACAAGCTCGACGGCGTCGTGCACTCGATCGGCTACATGCCGCAGACCGGCATGGGAGTCAACCCGTTCTTCGACGCGCCCTACGAGGATGTCGCGAAGGGCATTCACATCTCCGCGTTCTCGTATGCGTCGCTGGCGAAGGCGACGCTGCCGGTCCTCAACGAGGGCGGCTCGATCGTCGGGATGGATTTCGACCCGACCAGGGCGATGCCGGCCTACAACTGGATGACCGTCGCCAAGAGCGCACTCGAGTCGGTCAACCGGTTCGTCGCGCGGGAGGCCGGTCCGTTCGGCGTGCGCTCCAATCTCGTTGCCGCGGGGCCGATCCGGACTCTGGCGATGAGCGCCATCGTCGGCGGCGCGCTCGGTGAGGACGCAGGCGCCCAGATCCAACTGCTCGAGGAGGGCTGGGATCAGCGTGCTCCGGTCGGCTGGAACATGAAGGATCCGACGCCGGTGGCCAAGACGGTGTGCGCCCTGCTGTCCGACTGGCTGCCCGCCACCACCGGAACGGTCGTCTACGCCGACGGCGGCGCACACACCCAGCTGCTCTAGGAATGGCAGGCTCGGGTTTTGATGCCGTCCTGCTGCTGTCCTTCGGCGGGCCGGAGGCCCCCGAGCAGGTGATGCCGTTCCTGGAGAACGTGACTCGCGGCAGGGGCATACCCCGGGAGCGGCTGGCCTCGGTCGCCGAGCACTATCTGCACTTCGGTGGGGTTTCGCCGATCAACGGCATCAACCGCGCTCTGATCGCGCAGCTGGAAGCCGAACTGGCCGACCGGGACGAGGCCATGCCGGTGTACTTCGGCAACCGGAACTGGGAGCCCTACGTCGAGGATGCGGTAAGGGCGATGCGCGACAACGGCATCGGCCGTGCGGCGGTGTTCACCACATCGGCGTGGGGCGGCTACTCGAGCTGTACCCAGTACATCGAGGACATCGTCAGGGGCAGGGACGCGGCGGGGGTCGGCGCCCCCGAACTGGTCAAGCTGCGCCAGTACTTCGACCACCCGTTGTTCGTCGAGATGTTCGCCGAGTCGATCGACGATGCGGCCAGGGCGCTGCCCGAGGCGCTGCGCGCAGAGGCCCGCCTCGTGTTCACCGCACACTCGATCCCTCGTGCCGCTGCGTCGCGCTGCGGTACCGATCTCTATGCCAGACAGGTGGCCTACGCATCCCAACTCGTCGCTGCGAGGGTGGGATACGCCGACTACGACCAGGTGTGGCAGTCGCGCTCAGGGCCACCGCAGGTGCCCTGGCTGGAACCCGATGTGGGGGATCACCTTTCGACTCTGGCCGACTCGGGCGTCAAGGCCGTCATCGTCTGTCCGGTCGGATTCGTCGCCGACCACATCGAGGTGGTGTGGGACCTCGACAACGAGCTGCGTGCGCAGGCGCAGGAGCGCGGCATCGCCTTCGCAAGGGCGACCACGCCGAACGCCGACCGCCGGTTCGCGCGACTGGCCGTGGATCTGATCGACGAGGTGCGCGACGGTCGGGAGCCTATCCGGTCGGCGAGCCCGCAGGGTTCCGAAGCGCCGCCGCTGCAGGGCCATTCGGTTGACGGGACCCTGTGCACGCCCCGGTGCGTCAGGGGCTAGCGCCAGGCCGAGTGCAGTATCGCGCTCACCGCGGCAAGTCTGGCCGAGCGCACCACCGCCGACAGCGGTCGCAGCGCCTCGTTGGCGATCTGGGCCTCCGAGGAGCTCTGCAAACCGATCGGCATCAACCCCGAGCTGACGGTGACGATGGCATCGATGTGCGCGGCGTTCTCCAGCACGCGCAGCGCCCGAGACGGTGCATGGTCTGGTGCCCGGTGCTGCCCCGAGGACTCCATCACCTGCTCGACGAGCTTGCGCGGATCGGCGACGTCCAAGCCGCCCGCTTCGGCGCGGATGGCGCCGAGCGCATCAGCCGCCGACCGCACCGCCGAGCGCAGCGCGAACTCCGCATCGCCGAGGTCGACGTGTTCGGCGCGCGGCGCCGCGGGCATCGAGTACACCGTCCAGCTCAGGCCGGACACCTCGGCGTCCTCGGACTCGTCGGCGTCGTCGTATTCGAAGTCGGGTACCAGGCCGACCGCGGCTGCCGACGTCGGCCCGCCGTCGATGACGATGGCCTCGCCCGCCGTCACCGCGTCGCGCTGGAATTGGGTGCCCGCGGGCAGCCCGCGGACATCGCCGGGAACGGGAAGCACGACGGAGAACGCAGGCGAGCCCACAGGGATGCCGGCCGCGGTCCGCAGCGTCTGCAGCAGCGACATCGTCCCCGAGTGGTTCATTTCGGGCCAGGGCAGACCCGTGCTGCCTGCCGCGACGGCGTCGTAGGCGGTTACCGAATGCCTTGGCGCCCATTGTGATAACGCATCCAGGACGTCGTCAGGCGCGGCAGCTCCTGCGAGCCAGGCGTTGGTCCACACCGACAACGAGACACTAGGGCACCACATGATGCTCGCAGTGTAGTAGTTCACCGCTGGATGGGCCGACCACGCGCTACGCTCTCGGCATGCCTGTTTGGTTGATCTGGCTGGTCGCCGCACTCGGCCTGGCCGGGGCCGAGGCGCTGACCGGCGACCTCTTCCTGCTGATGCTGAGTGGTGGAGCCCTCGCCGCGGCCGGGTCGAACCTGATCTTCGACAACTACGTCATCGACGGCATCGTGTTCATGGTCGTCTCAGTGCTTTTGCTGGTGGTGGTGCGGCCGGCATTGAAACGCCGCTTCACCGAGGGCACTGGACTGTTGGACCGCCCGAAAGAGCTGGAGGGCAAGAGTGCGATGGTGCTCGACCGCGTGGGTCGCCACGAAGGTCAGGTCAAGCTCGACGGCGAGGTCTGGACGGCGCGGCCGTTGAACGAGGACGATGTCTACGAACCGGGCGACCACGTCACCGTCGTGCGCATCGACGGCGCCACCGCAGTCGTCCAAAAAGTGGTCTAGAGAAGCCTGGACAGCTAGGGAAGGGAACCCACAATGGACGGTGCCATCGCCGGCCTGATCCTCGTCGGCGTGCTGATCGTGTTCGCCGCCATCGTCGTCGCGAAGTCAGTCGCGTTGATCCCGCAGGCCGAGGCCGCGGTGATCGAACGGCTGGGCCGCTACAGCAAGACCGTGTCGGGTCAGCTGACGCTGCTGCTGCCGTTCGTCGACAGGATTCGGGCACGGGTGGACCTGCGCGAGCGGGTGGTGTCGTTCCCGCCGCAGCCGGTGATCACCGAGGACAACCTGACGGTGAACATCGACACCGTCGTCTACTTCCAGGTCACCAACCCACAGGCCGCGGTCTACCAGATCAGCAACTACATCGTCGGTGTCGAGCAGTTGACCACCACCACGCTGCGAAACGTCGTCGGCGGTATGACGCTGGAGCAGACGCTGACCTCGCGCGACAAGATCAACGGGCAGCTGCGCGGCGTGCTCGACGAGGCGACCGGCCGCTGGGGACTGCGGGTGGCGCGCGTCGAGCTCCGCAGCATCGACCCGCCGCCGTCGATCCAGGACTCGATGGAGAAGCAGATGCGGGCCGACCGCGAGAAGCGCGCCATGATCCTGACCGCCGAGGGCAGCCGGGAGGCGGCGATCAAGCAGGCCGAGGGCCAGAAGCAGGCCCAGATTCTGTCCGCTGAGGGCGCCAAGCAGGCCGCGATCCTGACCGCCGAGGCTGACCGGCAGTCCCGCATGCTGCGGGCTCAGGGTGAACGCGCGGCGTCCTACCTGCAGGCGCAGGGCCAGGCCAAGGCGATCGAGAAGACCTTCGCCGCGATCAAGGCGGGCAGGCCGACTCCGGAGATGCTGGCCTACCAGTACCTGCAGACGCTGCCGCAGATGGCCAAGGGCGAGGCGAACAAGGTCTGGCTGGTGCCCAGTGACTTCGGCTCCGCATTGGAAGGCTTCACCAGGATGCTGGGTGCACCGGGAGAGGACGGTGTGTTCCGGTACACGCCGTCGCCGGTCGAGGACAACCTGCCCAAGCCCGAGGACGACACCGATGAGGTCGCCGAGTGGTTCACGACGCAGACCGATCCAGCGATCGCTCAGGCTGTCGCCAAGGCCGAGGCGGACGCACGCAAGCCGGTTCCCGGTTTGCTCGCAGCTCCGGAAACTGCGGCGTCGGAGGACCCGCTGCCGCCTATGCAGTATCCGCCGCTGTCACAGCAGCGGCAGGATGGTCCGCCCCAGCAGCCGGGTCGGCACAGCGGATAGCCCCGGTATCCGCACGGTTGTGCTGCGGGTAGGTCTTGATCTCGTAGACGAGGCCTGCCACGCCGAGACTCGCGGTGAACAGCGACACCAGGATCAGCAGCGGGCTGATGTGGTTGGTGAGCGCATCGCCGAGGATCACCACCGCCGCCGTGCCGGGCAGCAGGCCCGCCAGTGTCGCCACGGTATAGGGCAGCACGCGAACCGCCGACGCTCCCGCGGCATAGTTGAGCACCGAGAACGGGACCGCGGGGATCAGCCGCATCGACATGACCGTCGGCCATCCGCGCCTGCGCAGGCGGGCGTCGAGCGTCTTGACCCGGGGATGCGGGACGAGGCGGTCGAGCCGCCAGTCCGCGGCCCGGACCAGCAGCAGCGCGAGCAACGCGCTGACAGCGCTGGCCACCACCGCGATCGCAATGCCGAGCCACGGTCCGAACAACAGGCCGGACGCCAGGGTGAACGCGGTCCGCGGGAACGGGAACACGGTGACCACGATGTGTGTGGCCAGAAACGCCAGCGGGAACCACGGACCGACCGACGTCGCCCAGTCCCTCAGCTGCATCGCGCCGGGCCGCGGCACCAGCAACAGTATTGCGACGAGAATCACAATGGTCGCCGCGATGGCGGCCATCTGGCGTCGGGGAACCTGCTTCGCCGTCCAGATCACCGCGGTGCGCATCGCGGCGAGGGTGCTGACGACGGACTTCACGGCTACCAACACTACGGGCCGCCCGCAGATAACTCGCCTCATGCCGATCGCGAGTCTGCCGCCCGGCGGCAGCTGCGCGAACGGCGATCATTTAGCCTCATAGCGTGCAGGAATCCGGTTTACGGGAATCTCAGCAGCGATGGCGCTCCGCGGTCGCGGGCGTACTGGCGAAGTCGACCCGGCGTGATCCGGCCGACCTGCCGCCCGAGCCCGAGAGCCTGCTCGACTCGCCGACCTACGAGGGCTTCCCGATCCGGGCGCTGTACACCAGCCTGGACGCCCTGCCTGAGCCGCCGCTGCCGGGCGCATGGCCGTTCGTCCGCGGCGGCGACGCGCTGCGCGACGTCAAGTCGGGATGGAAGGTCGCAGAGGCGTTTCCCGCCCCTGGGCAGAAGGCCGTCGCCGACGGCAACGGCGCCGTCCTGGTCGCGCTGACAGAGGGTGTCAGCGCGCTCGTGCTGCGGGTCGGCGGACCCGACGGCATCGCAGCGGGGGAGCTGGACCGCCTGCTCGAGGGCGTGTTCCTCGATCTCGTTCCCGTCGCACTTGAGACTGCGGGGCCAGACTTCACTGCCGCCGCCGACGCCCTGCTACCGCAGCTCACCGGTCTGGATGACGAGCAGCGGGCCCGCCTCTCGGTCGACTTGGGCGCCGATCCGCTGACGGCCCCGCTGGGCACGCGGTCGGCCGCCGACATCGACGATGTCGTCGCCGTTGCGGGCAAGGCATGCGAGTACGCAGGCGGGGTGCGGGCGATCACGGTCGACGGACCCGCTTTCCACAACCTCGGCGCCAGCGCGTCGTGGGAGTTGGCCGGCGCCGTCGCCGCGGGCGTCACCTACCTTCGCCTTCTCGGCGAGGCCGGACTCAGCATGTCGAATTCGTTGCGGCAGATCAGCTTCCGGCTGGCGGCAGACGACGACCAGTTCATGACGATCGCCAAGTTCCGGGTGCTGCGCCTGCTGTGGGCCCGGGTGGCCGAGGTGGTCGGCGAGCCCGAGGCAGGCGCCGCGCGCGTTCATGCCGTCACCTCGATGCCGATGATGGCTCAGCGGGACCCGTGGGTGAACATGCTGCGCACCACGGTCGCTGCCTTCGGCGCGGGCGTCGGCGGTGCAGATACTGTCCTCGTGCAGCCCTTCGACGCCGCGATCCCCGGCGGATTGCCCGGCACCGCAGCCAGTTTCGCGCGTCGCATCGCGCGCAACACCCAATTGCTCCTTCTCGAGGAGTCCCATCTGGGCCGAGTGCTCGACCCCGCAGGCGGCTCCTGGTTCGTCGAGGATCTCACCAAGCGACTGGCCGAGACGGCGTGGCAGCATTTCCAGCAGATCGAGGCGATGGGCGGTTTCGTCGACGCCCGCGATTTCGTCACTGCGCAGATCGCCGAGGTCCGCGACAAGCGCGCTGACGACATCAGCCACCGCCGCACCGCACTCACCGGAGTCAACGAATACCCGAACCTCGACGAAGCGCCGCTGCCCCAGCATGATTCGACGAGCACCGTAGCCCGATACGCCGCCGCCTTCGAGGCGCTGCGGGACCGGTCCGACGCCCACCTGGACAAGACCGGCGGGCGGCCGAAGGTGCTTCTGCTGCCGCTCGGCCCGCTCGGCGAGCACAACATCCGTGCGACGTTCGCGACCAACCTGCTCGCGTCGGGTGGCATCGAAGCGGTGAACCCGGGCACCGTCGACGCCACGGGAGTGGCCGACGCCGTCACCGCCGCAGGCGGTCTCGCCGTCGGGGTGATCTGCGGAACGGATGCGCGGTATGGCGCCGAGGCAGCAGGCGTCGTCGAGGCCGCGCGCAAGGCCGGGGTGTCGCGTGTACTGCTGGCCGGCCCCGAAAAGGCCGTCGCCGAAGCCGATCCCAAACCGGACGACTACCTGACCGCCAAGATCGACGCGGTCGGCGCACTCTCGGACCTGCTCACCCGATTGGGGGCATGACGACATGACCGCGACCACAGGAATCGGCAGCTTCGCCGACGTACCTCTGCACAGTCAACGGGCAGCAGAGCCCGCCACCGAGGCCGCGGTCAACGCGCACGTGGCTGCCGCCGCGGCGGCGCACGGCTACACACCCGGCCAACTCGACTGGCAGACACCGGAAACCATCGACGTCAAGCCGGTCTACGTCGCCGCCGACCGGGATGCCGTCGCGGAGGCGGGCTACCCGCTGGACACCTTTCCCGGCGAGCCGCCTTTTCTGCGCGGGCCGTACCCGACCATGTACGTCAACCAGCCGTGGACCATTCGCCAGTACGCCGGTTTCTCCACCGCCGCGGAGTCCAACGCGTTCTACCGCCGGAATCTGGCCGCCGGTCAGAAGGGCCTTTCTGTCGCGTTCGACCTCGCCACCCACCGCGGCTACGACTCCGACCACCCTCGAGTCGCGGGCGACGTCGGAATGGCCGGTGTAGCAATCGATTCGATCCTCGATATGCGGCAGCTCTTCGACGGCATCGACCTGTCCACGGTCTCGGTTTCAATGACGATGAACGGCGCCGTGCTGCCGATCCTCGCGCTGTACGTAGTGGCCGCCGAGGAACAGGGCGTGCCACCGGAGAAGCTGGCCGGGACCATTCAGAACGACATCCTCAAAGAGTTCATGGTCCGCAACACCTACATCTACCCGCCGAAGCCGTCGATGCGGATC is a genomic window of Mycobacterium sp. ITM-2016-00318 containing:
- a CDS encoding VWA domain-containing protein; its protein translation is MTLPVLGPMTLTGFDHAWYFLFLLVVAGLVGLYLAMQRARRKRLLRFANTELLESVAPKRPSRWRHLATVLLMLSLVMFTVAMAGPTHDVRIPRNRAVVMLVIDVSQSMRATDVSTSRLAATQEAAKQFVDQMTPGVNLGLISYAGTATVLVSPTTNRDASKNAIDKLQVADRTATGEAIFTALQAISTVGAVIGGGDTPPPARIVLMSDGKETVPPNPDNPKGAFTAARTAKDQGVPISTVSFGTPNGTVDMDGQRTPVPVDDEMLKKIAQLSGGQSYSASNVEELKEVFTNLQEQIGYETQKGDAGTGWLRLGALVLALAAVCALLVNRRLPN
- the fabG1 gene encoding 3-oxoacyl-ACP reductase FabG1, which translates into the protein MTGDSAAADTADRTAGGRPPFVSRSVLVTGGNRGIGLAIAQRLAADGHKVAVTHRGSGAPDGLYGVVCDVTDNDAVDRAFTEVEQHQGPVEVLVSNAGISQDAFLMRMTEERFENVINANLTGAFRVTQRASRSMQRKRFGRIIYIGSVSGMWGIGNQANYAAAKAGLIGMARSISRELSKAGVTANVVAPGYIDTEMTRALDERIQEGALGFIPAKRVGTAEEVAGVVSFLASEDASYIAGAVIPVDGGMGMGH
- the inhA gene encoding NADH-dependent enoyl-ACP reductase InhA, with the protein product MAGLLEGKRILVTGIITDSSIAFHIAKVAQEAGAELVLTGFDRMKLIARIADRLPEKAPLLELDVQNQEHLDSLAGRITEVIGEGNKLDGVVHSIGYMPQTGMGVNPFFDAPYEDVAKGIHISAFSYASLAKATLPVLNEGGSIVGMDFDPTRAMPAYNWMTVAKSALESVNRFVAREAGPFGVRSNLVAAGPIRTLAMSAIVGGALGEDAGAQIQLLEEGWDQRAPVGWNMKDPTPVAKTVCALLSDWLPATTGTVVYADGGAHTQLL
- a CDS encoding ferrochelatase, whose amino-acid sequence is MAGSGFDAVLLLSFGGPEAPEQVMPFLENVTRGRGIPRERLASVAEHYLHFGGVSPINGINRALIAQLEAELADRDEAMPVYFGNRNWEPYVEDAVRAMRDNGIGRAAVFTTSAWGGYSSCTQYIEDIVRGRDAAGVGAPELVKLRQYFDHPLFVEMFAESIDDAARALPEALRAEARLVFTAHSIPRAAASRCGTDLYARQVAYASQLVAARVGYADYDQVWQSRSGPPQVPWLEPDVGDHLSTLADSGVKAVIVCPVGFVADHIEVVWDLDNELRAQAQERGIAFARATTPNADRRFARLAVDLIDEVRDGREPIRSASPQGSEAPPLQGHSVDGTLCTPRCVRG
- a CDS encoding NfeD family protein: MPVWLIWLVAALGLAGAEALTGDLFLLMLSGGALAAAGSNLIFDNYVIDGIVFMVVSVLLLVVVRPALKRRFTEGTGLLDRPKELEGKSAMVLDRVGRHEGQVKLDGEVWTARPLNEDDVYEPGDHVTVVRIDGATAVVQKVV
- a CDS encoding SPFH domain-containing protein; its protein translation is MDGAIAGLILVGVLIVFAAIVVAKSVALIPQAEAAVIERLGRYSKTVSGQLTLLLPFVDRIRARVDLRERVVSFPPQPVITEDNLTVNIDTVVYFQVTNPQAAVYQISNYIVGVEQLTTTTLRNVVGGMTLEQTLTSRDKINGQLRGVLDEATGRWGLRVARVELRSIDPPPSIQDSMEKQMRADREKRAMILTAEGSREAAIKQAEGQKQAQILSAEGAKQAAILTAEADRQSRMLRAQGERAASYLQAQGQAKAIEKTFAAIKAGRPTPEMLAYQYLQTLPQMAKGEANKVWLVPSDFGSALEGFTRMLGAPGEDGVFRYTPSPVEDNLPKPEDDTDEVAEWFTTQTDPAIAQAVAKAEADARKPVPGLLAAPETAASEDPLPPMQYPPLSQQRQDGPPQQPGRHSG
- a CDS encoding TVP38/TMEM64 family protein codes for the protein MKSVVSTLAAMRTAVIWTAKQVPRRQMAAIAATIVILVAILLLVPRPGAMQLRDWATSVGPWFPLAFLATHIVVTVFPFPRTAFTLASGLLFGPWLGIAIAVVASAVSALLALLLVRAADWRLDRLVPHPRVKTLDARLRRRGWPTVMSMRLIPAVPFSVLNYAAGASAVRVLPYTVATLAGLLPGTAAVVILGDALTNHISPLLILVSLFTASLGVAGLVYEIKTYPQHNRADTGAIRCADPAAGADHPAAAVTAADTA
- the mutA gene encoding methylmalonyl-CoA mutase small subunit gives rise to the protein MQESGLRESQQRWRSAVAGVLAKSTRRDPADLPPEPESLLDSPTYEGFPIRALYTSLDALPEPPLPGAWPFVRGGDALRDVKSGWKVAEAFPAPGQKAVADGNGAVLVALTEGVSALVLRVGGPDGIAAGELDRLLEGVFLDLVPVALETAGPDFTAAADALLPQLTGLDDEQRARLSVDLGADPLTAPLGTRSAADIDDVVAVAGKACEYAGGVRAITVDGPAFHNLGASASWELAGAVAAGVTYLRLLGEAGLSMSNSLRQISFRLAADDDQFMTIAKFRVLRLLWARVAEVVGEPEAGAARVHAVTSMPMMAQRDPWVNMLRTTVAAFGAGVGGADTVLVQPFDAAIPGGLPGTAASFARRIARNTQLLLLEESHLGRVLDPAGGSWFVEDLTKRLAETAWQHFQQIEAMGGFVDARDFVTAQIAEVRDKRADDISHRRTALTGVNEYPNLDEAPLPQHDSTSTVARYAAAFEALRDRSDAHLDKTGGRPKVLLLPLGPLGEHNIRATFATNLLASGGIEAVNPGTVDATGVADAVTAAGGLAVGVICGTDARYGAEAAGVVEAARKAGVSRVLLAGPEKAVAEADPKPDDYLTAKIDAVGALSDLLTRLGA